A single window of Methylacidimicrobium sp. AP8 DNA harbors:
- the tig gene encoding trigger factor, with the protein MVTVQTEELGSCRKRLRIEVSADQVAQIRKKVVERFSQAARLPGFRPGKAPVPLVEKQFQKRIDDELQKTLISQGFQEAVQKQQLNVVRGLGTEDVRYLPGLSFSFAAMVDCAPTFSLPEYSSMVIPKLELMVSKEEVDQALGKLLETRATFADAPNRPLAEGDYAVLRYEATLDGQPLSTLFPAAGILGRAEDQWLLVKPGIFVPGFAEGILGMEIGQTRSLSLSFPEDWFFEPLRGKRVDYSITLLAIKERHVPPLSDELAKEIAGTDESGLLSLLQTAVETEKKRAARREQANHIVNALLGSVEFPLPESLVEEETASAVREIVAENQERGIPLSVVQQKTKEIFANARRLAAQRVKLRFLIERIARNESLTVTDEELSGAIASLAHRQKLPPRQFIQRISRENLEALKRQILTEKVIDFLIERAKVATV; encoded by the coding sequence ATGGTGACTGTCCAAACCGAGGAGCTCGGTTCTTGCCGGAAACGACTTCGGATCGAGGTTTCCGCAGACCAAGTCGCGCAGATCCGCAAGAAAGTCGTGGAACGTTTTTCGCAAGCGGCCCGGCTGCCGGGGTTCCGGCCGGGGAAAGCGCCGGTGCCCCTGGTGGAAAAGCAGTTCCAAAAACGTATCGATGACGAGCTGCAGAAAACGCTGATTAGCCAGGGCTTTCAAGAAGCCGTACAGAAGCAGCAGCTCAACGTGGTCCGCGGGCTGGGAACCGAAGATGTCCGTTACCTCCCCGGGCTTTCCTTTTCTTTCGCGGCCATGGTCGACTGCGCTCCTACCTTTTCCCTGCCCGAATATTCGTCGATGGTTATCCCGAAATTGGAGTTGATGGTAAGCAAGGAGGAAGTTGATCAAGCTCTCGGCAAGCTCCTGGAAACCCGTGCTACGTTCGCCGATGCTCCGAACCGCCCGCTGGCGGAAGGCGATTATGCGGTGCTTCGGTACGAAGCAACTCTAGACGGTCAGCCGCTGTCTACACTTTTTCCGGCGGCGGGAATCCTCGGCCGCGCCGAGGATCAGTGGCTGTTGGTCAAGCCGGGAATCTTCGTTCCGGGCTTCGCGGAGGGCATCCTCGGGATGGAAATCGGGCAAACCCGCTCGCTGTCCCTATCCTTTCCGGAGGATTGGTTTTTTGAACCGCTCCGCGGCAAGAGAGTCGATTACTCCATCACCCTCTTGGCGATCAAGGAGCGCCACGTCCCTCCGCTTTCGGACGAACTGGCCAAGGAGATCGCCGGAACCGACGAGTCGGGACTCCTCTCGCTGCTGCAAACCGCGGTGGAAACCGAAAAGAAGCGGGCCGCACGCCGGGAGCAAGCCAACCACATCGTAAACGCTCTCCTCGGCTCGGTCGAATTCCCGCTCCCGGAATCGCTGGTGGAAGAGGAGACGGCAAGCGCCGTTCGGGAAATCGTCGCCGAGAATCAGGAACGCGGCATTCCTCTGTCCGTGGTTCAGCAGAAGACGAAGGAAATCTTCGCGAATGCGCGCAGGCTGGCCGCCCAGCGGGTGAAGCTGCGTTTCCTCATTGAGCGGATCGCGCGGAATGAATCACTGACGGTGACAGACGAAGAGCTTTCCGGCGCGATCGCTTCTCTCGCGCATCGGCAGAAGCTTCCTCCCCGACAGTTCATCCAACGGATTTCCCGGGAAAACCTGGAGGCACTCAAAAGGCAGATATTGACAGAGAAAGTAATCGACTTCCTCATCGAAAGAGCGAAGGTTGCTACCGTATGA
- the trxB gene encoding thioredoxin-disulfide reductase, with protein sequence MEELIIVGSGCAGWTAAIYAARANLRPLVITGTLPGGLLMTTTLVENFPGFPNGIQGPDLMAAMEEQAKRFGARVLSMAVVTRTELRGTPKRIFLEDGVLEAKAVILAVGARPRHLDAPGERELETRGVSYCATCDGALPLFRNRPLAVVGGGDTACEEALYLTRFASEVYLIHRRDQLRASPIMAARVLGNAKIRPIWNTVVTEVLGRNEGKLTGLALCELPTGKTRILSCAGLFVAIGHQPSTEPFRGQVDLDERGYIRVRQGAHTDQRGVFAAGDCVDFTYRQAVTAAGMGCMAALDAERYLSSAAAASHA encoded by the coding sequence ATGGAAGAACTCATCATCGTTGGTTCCGGTTGCGCCGGCTGGACCGCGGCCATCTACGCCGCGCGCGCCAACCTCCGTCCGCTCGTAATCACAGGCACCTTGCCGGGAGGCCTGTTGATGACGACGACGCTGGTGGAAAATTTCCCCGGTTTTCCCAACGGGATCCAGGGGCCCGACCTAATGGCGGCTATGGAAGAACAGGCGAAGCGTTTCGGGGCGCGTGTCCTCTCGATGGCGGTGGTCACTCGGACCGAGCTTCGCGGTACTCCCAAGCGGATCTTTCTCGAAGACGGAGTGCTGGAGGCGAAGGCCGTGATTCTGGCCGTAGGCGCTCGCCCAAGACATCTGGATGCGCCGGGCGAAAGGGAGCTCGAGACGCGCGGAGTCAGCTATTGCGCGACCTGTGACGGTGCGCTTCCTCTCTTTCGCAATCGGCCCTTGGCGGTCGTGGGCGGGGGCGATACCGCCTGCGAGGAAGCCCTCTATTTGACTCGCTTCGCGTCGGAAGTGTACCTCATTCATCGACGCGATCAGTTGCGCGCCTCACCGATCATGGCCGCGCGGGTGCTCGGCAATGCCAAGATCCGACCTATCTGGAACACGGTGGTAACCGAGGTGTTGGGCCGCAATGAGGGCAAGCTGACGGGGCTGGCCCTCTGCGAGCTCCCAACGGGCAAGACGAGAATCCTCTCCTGCGCGGGACTTTTCGTAGCCATCGGTCATCAACCGAGCACGGAGCCCTTTCGCGGCCAGGTCGATCTCGACGAGCGCGGGTATATTCGGGTTCGCCAGGGAGCCCACACCGACCAGCGCGGGGTATTCGCGGCGGGCGATTGCGTGGATTTCACCTACCGGCAAGCCGTGACGGCGGCGGGCATGGGCTGCATGGCCGCTCTGGACGCGGAAAGATATCTCTCCTCGGCCGCTGCGGCATCGCACGCTTGA